Proteins encoded by one window of Castor canadensis chromosome 2, mCasCan1.hap1v2, whole genome shotgun sequence:
- the Hus1 gene encoding checkpoint protein HUS1 isoform X1, whose product MRFRARILDTACLNHFTRVGSMIAKLAKICTLRISPDKLNFILSDKLASGGVSMWCELEQENFFSEFQMEGVSAENNEIYLELTSENLSRALKTAQNAKALKIKLTNKHFPCLTISVELQLSMSNSSRTVTHDIPVKIIPRKLWKDLQEPSIPDSDVSIYLPVLKTMKSVVEKMKNISNHLIIEANLNGELNLKIETELVCVTTHFKDLGNPPEASANASQDRHPEEMTEVHVDIKKLLQFLAGQQVNPTKALCNIVANRLVHFDLLHEDVSLQYFIPALS is encoded by the exons ATGAGGTTTCGTGCCAGGATCCTGGACACCGCCTGCCTGAACCACTTCACGC GAGTTGGTAGCATGATAGCCAAGCTGGCCAAAATCTGTACACTCCGCATTAGCCCCGACAAACTGAACTTCATCCTCTCAGACAAGCTGGCCAGTGGTGGAGTGAGCATGTGGTGTGAGCTGGAGCAG GAGAACTTTTTCAGTGAATTTCAAATGGAAGGGGTCTCTGCAGAAAACAATGAGATTTATTTAGAACTCACATCGGAAAACTTATCTCGAGCCTTGAAAACTGCCCAGAATGCCAAAGCCTTGAAAAtcaaactgactaataagcactTTCCCTGCCTAACCATCTCTGTGGAGCTG CAGTTATCTATGTCAAACAGTAGTCGCACTGTGACACATGACATCCCCGTAAAGATTATTCCTAGAAAATTGTGGAAGGACCTTCAAGAACCCTCGATCCCAGACTCTGAT GTTAGTATTTATTTACCAGTCTTGAAGACTATGAAGAGTGttgtggaaaaaatgaaaaacatcagCAATCACCTT ATTATTGAAGCAAACCTAAATGGAGAGTTGAACTTGAAGATAGAAACTGAGCTAGTGTGTGTTACCACTCATTTTAAGGATCTTGGAAACCCTCCAGAAG CCTCTGCAAACGCCTCTCAAGACAGACACCCGGAGGAGATGACTGAGGTGCATGTAGACATCAAGAAGCTCCTCCAGTTTCTTGCAGGACAGCAAGTGAATCCTACAAAGGCCTTATGCA
- the Hus1 gene encoding checkpoint protein HUS1 isoform X2: protein MRFRARILDTACLNHFTRVGSMIAKLAKICTLRISPDKLNFILSDKLASGGVSMWCELEQENFFSEFQMEGVSAENNEIYLELTSENLSRALKTAQNAKALKIKLTNKHFPCLTISVELLSMSNSSRTVTHDIPVKIIPRKLWKDLQEPSIPDSDVSIYLPVLKTMKSVVEKMKNISNHLIIEANLNGELNLKIETELVCVTTHFKDLGNPPEASANASQDRHPEEMTEVHVDIKKLLQFLAGQQVNPTKALCNIVANRLVHFDLLHEDVSLQYFIPALS from the exons ATGAGGTTTCGTGCCAGGATCCTGGACACCGCCTGCCTGAACCACTTCACGC GAGTTGGTAGCATGATAGCCAAGCTGGCCAAAATCTGTACACTCCGCATTAGCCCCGACAAACTGAACTTCATCCTCTCAGACAAGCTGGCCAGTGGTGGAGTGAGCATGTGGTGTGAGCTGGAGCAG GAGAACTTTTTCAGTGAATTTCAAATGGAAGGGGTCTCTGCAGAAAACAATGAGATTTATTTAGAACTCACATCGGAAAACTTATCTCGAGCCTTGAAAACTGCCCAGAATGCCAAAGCCTTGAAAAtcaaactgactaataagcactTTCCCTGCCTAACCATCTCTGTGGAGCTG TTATCTATGTCAAACAGTAGTCGCACTGTGACACATGACATCCCCGTAAAGATTATTCCTAGAAAATTGTGGAAGGACCTTCAAGAACCCTCGATCCCAGACTCTGAT GTTAGTATTTATTTACCAGTCTTGAAGACTATGAAGAGTGttgtggaaaaaatgaaaaacatcagCAATCACCTT ATTATTGAAGCAAACCTAAATGGAGAGTTGAACTTGAAGATAGAAACTGAGCTAGTGTGTGTTACCACTCATTTTAAGGATCTTGGAAACCCTCCAGAAG CCTCTGCAAACGCCTCTCAAGACAGACACCCGGAGGAGATGACTGAGGTGCATGTAGACATCAAGAAGCTCCTCCAGTTTCTTGCAGGACAGCAAGTGAATCCTACAAAGGCCTTATGCA